CCGCCAGTTCCTGCTGAATCTGATCTGCTTCGCCTCCTGCATCGAAGGCCTGTTCTTCTTCGCCGCGTTTGCCTATGTCTACTTCCTGCGCTCGAAGGGCCTGCTACACGGCTTGGCCTCCGGAACGAACTGGGTCTTCCGCGATGAGAGCGCGCACCTGGAGTTCGCCTTCGAGGTCGTCAACGTTGTCCGCAACCAGCAGCCGGATCTCTGGGATGCACAACTGGAACAGGACATCGTCGAGATGTTGAAAGATGCCGTGAACTCCGAGCTGCAGTTCGCCGAAGACCTGCTCTCCGGCGGTGTCGCCGGCCTGAGCGTACGCGATATGCGCCAGTACCTCGAATACGTCGCCGACTCACGCGTCGCCCGCCTGGGCATGCAGCCGATCTTCGGCAGCAAGAATCCCTTCGGCTTCATGGAGCTGCAGGACGTGCAGGAACTGACCAACTTCTTCGAACGCCGCGTCTCCGCCTACCAGATTGCGGTTGCAGGTGAGGTCGACTTCAGCCATGAGGATTTCTAAAGAAATTGAATGATTGAAGAATGGAATCATTGAATAACAAAGCCCTCTCGTAGCGAGAGGGCTTTCTGCTTTTTGCCGTACATTATTCAATTCTCCAATTATTCCTTTATTCAAGTCGTGCGCTCTGCGCACGACTTGACTCATATTGCAAATTGCGATATAAATATTGCGGATTGCAATAGCCATGAAACTGGCAGAGAAAATCCGCTACCTCCGCGAGGTGGAAGGTTCGCTTCGCGGGATGAACCGGTCGATGACGCAGCAGGAACTGATGCGGGCCATTGAGGCAGAGACCGGAGGCTCACTGAGCCAGAGCTACCTCTCGCAGATCGAGAGCGGAGCTCGTCCTCACCTCACCAATACAACCAGGCAGGTGCTGGCGAAGTTCTTCAAGGTCCATCCCGGCTATCTGGTGGATGACCCTGAGGGATATCACGCTGATCTGCTGTCGGATGCACGGGTGCTGGAGGACAAGGTGGATCTCTGGCTGGTCAGCGGATCTGAGCGTTTCCGGCGCGATCCGGAGCTGCGCGCCGCGCTGCTGAAGGTGGCACGCAATGATCGCTCCCGGCAATGCCTGCTGTTGCTGGCATCGATTCTCGACACGCCCCACCTGGTCGAGCGGCTGACAGAAATTCTGCGGCCGGCAGAGGTGGAGAGGAAACCTGCGAAGCTCGTTCGCAAGAAGACGGCCCGCGGAAGGAAGGAATAACGATGAACTGGGATGTCTTTTATCTGGTCTGCTTTGGTACCGGCTTGGTGTTGAGCCTGCTGTCCGCGGTCGGTGGTTTTGGACATCTTCATCTGGGACACTTCCACCTCGGCCACTCGGCCGGCTTGCACCACGGTCATGGAGTCTCCCGCTTCAACGCCTTCACCGTCCTTGCCTTCCTTTGCTGGTTCGGCGGCGCAGGTTACCTGCTGCACCATTACAGCGCTCTGTTTGCGCCTCTGGTGCTGCTGCTGGCGGCGGGAAGCGGTCTGGTGGGTGCGGCGATTCTGTTCACCTTCTTTGCGAAGGTGCTGTTG
This genomic window from Terriglobus albidus contains:
- a CDS encoding ribonucleotide-diphosphate reductase subunit beta — encoded protein: MSSSTSSVEVPEHILDPGLCLTLRPMRYPVFYDMFRDGIKNTWTVEEVDFSTDLVDLRSKLSPAEIHLIQRLVAFFATGDAIVSNNLVLNLYKHINSPEARLYLSRQLFEEAVHVQFYLTLLDNYIPDPDERAAAFAAVENIPSIHKKADFCMRWMDSIQKLDQLETVEHRRQFLLNLICFASCIEGLFFFAAFAYVYFLRSKGLLHGLASGTNWVFRDESAHLEFAFEVVNVVRNQQPDLWDAQLEQDIVEMLKDAVNSELQFAEDLLSGGVAGLSVRDMRQYLEYVADSRVARLGMQPIFGSKNPFGFMELQDVQELTNFFERRVSAYQIAVAGEVDFSHEDF
- a CDS encoding NfeD family protein, with protein sequence MNWDVFYLVCFGTGLVLSLLSAVGGFGHLHLGHFHLGHSAGLHHGHGVSRFNAFTVLAFLCWFGGAGYLLHHYSALFAPLVLLLAAGSGLVGAAILFTFFAKVLLPRERELTAEDTDVRGVTGRLSAGIRDGGTGELLYTQNGVRCSAIARSADGQPLPRGTEVIVLRYERGVAYVRPWNELQLDRTD
- a CDS encoding helix-turn-helix domain-containing protein; amino-acid sequence: MKLAEKIRYLREVEGSLRGMNRSMTQQELMRAIEAETGGSLSQSYLSQIESGARPHLTNTTRQVLAKFFKVHPGYLVDDPEGYHADLLSDARVLEDKVDLWLVSGSERFRRDPELRAALLKVARNDRSRQCLLLLASILDTPHLVERLTEILRPAEVERKPAKLVRKKTARGRKE